A single Verrucomicrobiaceae bacterium DNA region contains:
- a CDS encoding DUF1501 domain-containing protein, translating to MNPLFESNLLQTRRQFFGQTGLRLGGLGLTYAMGGDAFAASKTQVHEPLPGLPHFAAKAKAVIYLHMNGGPSQLDTWDYKPGLQQWYDKDLPPSVQGGQRLTGMTSKQARFPVAPSLFKFAQHGQCGRWVSELLPHTAKHVDDIALIKTVHTNAINHDPACTFVMTGREVPGFASLGSWLSYGLGSESNDLPAFVVLTPNWSAKAMAQALFTRMWSSGFLPSKFSGVALRAVGDPVLYMQNPDGVSPANRRAMLDTLAQMNAHSFEKFGDPEIQTRISQYEMAFRMQTSVPELVDLKQESQATLDLYGPEVLKPGSFAASAILARRLMERGTRVVQVLHRGWDQHGNLPADIRLQCRDTDQPIGALLTDLKQRGLLDSTLVIWGGEFGRTVYSQGGLSQTNYGRDHHPRNFCMWMAGGGIKGGVSYGESDDFSYNIATDPAHLNDINATILHQCGIDHERLSYKFQGLDARLTGVESQHPIKEIIG from the coding sequence ATGAATCCCCTCTTCGAATCCAATCTCCTCCAAACCCGCCGCCAATTCTTCGGACAGACCGGCCTGCGACTCGGCGGGCTCGGTTTGACGTATGCGATGGGTGGCGATGCTTTTGCGGCTTCCAAAACTCAGGTGCATGAGCCATTACCGGGACTGCCACATTTCGCAGCGAAGGCGAAGGCGGTGATTTATCTGCACATGAATGGCGGCCCGTCGCAGCTCGACACGTGGGACTACAAACCGGGGCTTCAGCAGTGGTATGACAAGGATTTGCCGCCGAGTGTGCAGGGTGGGCAGCGGCTGACGGGCATGACGAGCAAGCAGGCGCGGTTCCCGGTGGCACCGAGTTTGTTCAAGTTCGCGCAGCATGGGCAGTGCGGGCGCTGGGTGAGCGAGTTGCTGCCGCACACGGCGAAGCACGTCGATGACATCGCTTTGATCAAGACCGTGCACACCAACGCGATCAACCACGACCCGGCCTGCACCTTTGTGATGACGGGACGTGAGGTGCCTGGCTTTGCGAGCCTCGGCTCGTGGCTCAGCTACGGTCTCGGCAGCGAGAGCAATGACTTGCCGGCCTTTGTCGTGCTCACGCCGAACTGGAGTGCGAAGGCGATGGCGCAGGCGCTTTTTACCCGCATGTGGAGCAGCGGCTTTTTGCCGAGCAAATTCAGCGGTGTGGCCCTGCGTGCCGTCGGCGATCCCGTGCTCTACATGCAGAACCCGGACGGCGTCTCGCCCGCGAACCGTCGCGCGATGCTCGACACGCTGGCGCAGATGAATGCGCACAGCTTTGAGAAGTTCGGCGATCCCGAAATCCAGACGCGCATCTCGCAGTATGAAATGGCCTTCCGCATGCAGACGAGCGTGCCGGAACTGGTCGATCTGAAACAGGAAAGCCAGGCCACGCTCGACCTGTATGGCCCCGAGGTGCTGAAGCCGGGCAGCTTTGCCGCCAGCGCCATCCTCGCGCGGCGGCTCATGGAGCGCGGCACACGCGTGGTGCAGGTGCTGCATCGCGGCTGGGACCAGCACGGCAATTTGCCTGCCGACATCCGCCTCCAATGCCGCGACACCGACCAGCCCATCGGCGCTCTTTTGACCGATCTCAAACAGCGCGGCCTGCTCGACAGCACGCTCGTCATCTGGGGCGGTGAATTTGGCCGCACGGTCTATTCGCAGGGCGGTCTCTCGCAGACGAATTATGGTCGCGACCACCATCCGCGGAACTTCTGCATGTGGATGGCCGGTGGCGGCATCAAAGGCGGCGTGAGCTACGGCGAGAGCGATGACTTCAGCTACAACATCGCAACCGACCCCGCGCACCTGAACGACATCAACGCCACCATCCTCCACCAGTGCGGCATCGACCACGAGCGCCTCAGTTACAAGTTCCAGGGCCTCGATGCACGCCTCACCGGCGTGGAGAGCCAGCATCCGATCAAGGAGATCATCGGGTGA
- a CDS encoding class I SAM-dependent methyltransferase, with the protein MSLLERLFSCPPVRKAIWALWYPFLTRRLRGDEVLFLNYAFESDPPVGLRLDAADEPNRGCIQLYHHVATQVDLSGKRVLEVSCGHGGGAAWLSRTLRPASYTGLDLNPTGIGFCQRRHQQEGLQFVQGDAQRLPFDTGSLDAVINVEASHCYPDFPGFLAEVARVLKPGGHLLYADFRFQPDIEPWKAAMAQTTLEMVQTRDISQEVLRGMEMNAERSSVLIVQHLPTFLHALGRDFAGIPGSRVYEALRSGEVEYRSWCLRKEAC; encoded by the coding sequence ATGTCCTTGCTCGAACGTCTTTTCTCCTGTCCGCCCGTGCGCAAAGCGATCTGGGCGCTGTGGTATCCTTTTTTGACACGGAGGCTGCGGGGCGATGAGGTGCTGTTTCTCAATTACGCTTTTGAATCGGACCCGCCCGTGGGGCTGCGGCTCGATGCGGCGGATGAGCCGAATCGGGGCTGTATCCAGCTTTATCACCATGTGGCCACCCAGGTCGATCTGAGTGGAAAAAGGGTGCTGGAGGTCAGTTGCGGGCATGGTGGAGGTGCGGCGTGGCTGAGTCGCACGCTGCGGCCTGCGAGCTACACGGGGCTGGACCTGAACCCGACGGGGATTGGCTTCTGCCAGCGGCGTCATCAGCAGGAGGGGCTGCAGTTCGTGCAGGGGGATGCGCAGCGGCTGCCTTTTGATACGGGCTCACTGGATGCGGTGATCAATGTGGAGGCATCGCACTGCTACCCGGATTTCCCAGGATTTCTGGCCGAGGTAGCGCGGGTGCTAAAGCCGGGCGGGCACCTACTGTATGCGGATTTTCGGTTTCAGCCAGACATCGAGCCCTGGAAGGCCGCGATGGCGCAGACCACTCTGGAGATGGTGCAGACGCGTGACATCAGCCAGGAGGTGCTGCGGGGCATGGAGATGAATGCTGAGCGGAGCAGCGTCCTGATCGTGCAGCACTTGCCCACGTTTCTGCATGCTCTGGGCCGTGATTTCGCGGGCATCCCAGGCTCACGCGTGTATGAGGCCCTGCGCAGTGGCGAGGTGGAGTATCGCTCCTGGTGCCTGCGCAAAGAGGCGTGCTGA
- a CDS encoding dihydroorotase — translation MKRLYRHAQIASEDSPKLQQADVLVEDGKIIGVAPSIEKADGAEVIDCTGRVLMPAMFDIHVHAREPGQEDKENIKSCAEAAINGGVTGFVMMPNTAPAIDNAGVVRSVLESARRTRIGPSILTSGAITKGRKGEELAGIAAMKAAGAVLLTDDGYTVHNPQVLRRAMEYARDHGLALASHCEVKELSGKGCMHEGKISYALGLPGIPAISEEICIARDIRLAEFTGVHLHIQHVTTAEGMQTIQRAKERCIRVTCEVAPHHLIFHHEHIGDYDTHFKMNPPLRTPEDNAALLQGLKDGLFDCIATDHAPHTPFEKNQDFASAPFGITGLETALPSLYHHFIAKGHLDWCHIVRHYSAAPRRMFQLPAVSIQEGSAAEFILFNPQRCTTFSREFMKSRSVNTPFLDQTLSGLVERVIYRGEELLAR, via the coding sequence ATGAAACGCCTCTACCGCCACGCCCAGATCGCCAGCGAAGACTCTCCGAAGCTCCAACAAGCCGATGTACTCGTCGAAGACGGCAAAATCATCGGTGTAGCCCCCAGCATCGAAAAGGCTGATGGGGCCGAGGTCATCGACTGCACTGGCCGCGTGCTGATGCCGGCCATGTTTGACATCCATGTCCACGCCCGCGAGCCCGGGCAGGAGGACAAAGAAAACATCAAGTCCTGTGCGGAAGCCGCCATCAATGGTGGCGTCACCGGCTTTGTCATGATGCCGAATACCGCCCCCGCGATCGACAATGCGGGCGTGGTGCGCAGCGTGCTGGAAAGCGCCCGCCGCACCCGCATCGGCCCCAGCATCCTCACCAGCGGTGCCATCACCAAAGGCCGCAAAGGTGAGGAGCTCGCGGGCATCGCCGCCATGAAGGCTGCTGGAGCCGTGCTGCTCACCGATGATGGATACACGGTCCATAATCCGCAGGTCCTGCGCCGCGCCATGGAGTATGCCCGAGACCACGGGCTGGCGCTGGCTAGCCACTGCGAGGTCAAAGAACTCAGCGGCAAAGGCTGCATGCACGAAGGGAAAATCAGCTACGCACTCGGCCTGCCCGGCATCCCCGCTATTTCAGAGGAAATCTGCATCGCACGCGACATCCGCCTCGCGGAATTCACCGGGGTGCATCTCCATATCCAGCACGTCACCACGGCGGAAGGCATGCAGACCATCCAGCGTGCAAAGGAGCGCTGCATCCGCGTCACCTGCGAGGTGGCCCCTCATCACCTCATTTTCCACCACGAGCACATCGGCGACTACGATACGCATTTTAAGATGAATCCACCCCTGCGCACGCCGGAGGACAATGCGGCGCTGCTCCAGGGGCTCAAAGACGGCTTGTTCGACTGCATCGCCACCGATCACGCCCCGCACACGCCTTTTGAAAAGAACCAGGACTTTGCCAGTGCCCCTTTTGGCATCACTGGCCTGGAAACTGCCCTGCCCAGTCTCTACCATCACTTCATCGCGAAAGGCCACCTCGACTGGTGCCACATCGTGAGGCATTACAGCGCCGCGCCGCGCCGCATGTTCCAGCTCCCAGCCGTCTCGATCCAGGAAGGCAGCGCCGCTGAGTTCATCCTCTTTAATCCGCAGCGCTGCACCACCTTTAGCCGCGAGTTCATGAAGTCTCGCAGCGTCAATACACCCTTCCTCGACCAGACACTCTCTGGCCTAGTGGAACGCGTCATCTACCGTGGGGAAGAGCTGCTAGCGCGGTGA
- a CDS encoding HlyC/CorC family transporter, which translates to MTELLLILLLLVFNGVFAMAEIAIVSAKKARMMDRAEKGSHGARLALKLAENPERFLSTVQIGITLVGVLAGAFGGASLAGYVTPWLEQVPFLAGHEEQVAFGLVVAFITYLSLIIGELVPKSLALRNAEGIACVMAGPMNWLSRVGSPLVWVLELSTRTLMRFFGKPQAPSGPTTAEVEVLLREGLITGNVRHEESELVEGVFDLRELKAEEIMRPKPKVIFLHVNDAAASAAEELGDGVRQVVFPVYGETRDHVEGMVSLRALFLSVAAGKTQMVRELMREPVFVSDNQPALTLLEELRTASHHAAMVTDEFGIVRGMVTIEDLAEEIVGDLASNRPSTSMTPQVRENGPQSWLADGMTEIDAVNAVIPGFEAVANAEDDAFQTLAGFIMQHLERLPREGEKFTVGGYEIEIIDMDRQRIDKVGVRRLIEATALATEP; encoded by the coding sequence ATGACCGAACTCCTGCTCATCCTTTTGCTTCTCGTGTTCAACGGTGTCTTTGCCATGGCGGAGATCGCCATCGTTTCGGCGAAGAAGGCGCGGATGATGGATCGGGCTGAAAAGGGCAGCCATGGGGCGCGGTTGGCGCTGAAGCTGGCGGAGAATCCAGAGCGTTTTCTGAGCACCGTGCAAATCGGCATCACGCTGGTGGGGGTGCTGGCGGGGGCCTTTGGTGGGGCGAGCCTCGCGGGCTATGTGACGCCGTGGCTGGAGCAGGTTCCTTTCCTAGCGGGACATGAGGAGCAGGTGGCGTTTGGGCTGGTGGTCGCCTTCATCACCTACCTCTCACTCATCATCGGTGAGCTGGTGCCAAAGAGCCTCGCTCTGAGAAACGCTGAGGGCATCGCCTGTGTGATGGCGGGGCCGATGAACTGGCTTTCGCGGGTGGGGAGCCCGCTGGTGTGGGTGCTGGAGCTGAGCACGCGGACGCTGATGCGCTTTTTTGGCAAACCACAGGCTCCCAGTGGCCCCACGACGGCAGAGGTGGAGGTGCTGCTGCGCGAGGGACTCATCACAGGCAATGTGCGGCACGAGGAGAGCGAGCTGGTGGAGGGCGTCTTTGACCTGCGGGAGCTGAAGGCAGAGGAAATCATGCGCCCGAAGCCGAAGGTGATCTTTCTGCATGTGAACGATGCAGCCGCGAGTGCGGCGGAGGAGCTGGGCGATGGCGTGCGGCAGGTGGTGTTTCCCGTTTACGGCGAAACACGTGATCATGTGGAGGGCATGGTGTCGCTGCGGGCCTTGTTCCTCTCTGTGGCGGCTGGAAAGACGCAAATGGTGAGGGAGCTGATGCGTGAGCCGGTTTTCGTTTCCGATAATCAACCAGCGCTGACGCTGCTGGAGGAGCTGCGCACGGCCTCCCACCACGCGGCGATGGTGACGGACGAGTTTGGCATCGTGCGTGGCATGGTGACGATCGAAGACCTGGCGGAGGAGATCGTGGGGGATCTCGCATCCAATCGCCCTAGCACGTCCATGACACCACAGGTCCGTGAAAACGGCCCGCAAAGCTGGCTGGCCGATGGCATGACGGAGATCGACGCCGTGAACGCGGTGATTCCCGGCTTTGAGGCCGTGGCCAATGCGGAGGACGATGCTTTTCAAACGCTGGCAGGCTTCATCATGCAGCATCTGGAGCGTCTGCCACGGGAGGGTGAAAAATTCACCGTGGGCGGCTATGAGATCGAGATCATCGACATGGACCGCCAGCGGATCGACAAGGTGGGTGTGCGGCGGCTCATAGAGGCTACGGCACTGGCTACCGAGCCGTAA
- a CDS encoding DEAD/DEAH box helicase family protein, with protein sequence MKEASARIKINKLLEAAGWRFFADEKGPANIQLEPSVTLKAADIDALGQNFEKAKKGFIDFLLLNEKGFPFIVLEAKSEDKNPLVGKEQARSYARSQKCRFVILSNGNLHYFWDLEQGNPQVITSFPSPESVAGYQKIIPMPASLAAEMVAEDFVVLTQRPSYLSEAGWKNEAERERYKETHGLRFLRRYQIQAIHAIQKAVGENKTRFLLEMATGTGKTLTSAALIKLFLRTRNAQRVLFLVDRLELEDQAWKAFTKLLAKDYKTVIYKDNRDDWRHAEIVVSTVQSLLFDNKFQRLFSPTDFDLVISDEAHRSIGGNARAVFDYFIGYKLGLTATPKDYLKNLDKDEAHQKDPREYERRLMLDTYRTFGCEDGQPTFRYSLLDGVKDGFLINPTVVDCRTEITTQLLSDTGFVVDAKEEDDGEDDDKEVYRIRQFEKRFFSPATNQLFCKTFLENGLRDPVSAEFGKSIVFAVSQHHAAKLTQILNEMADVIWPGRYQSDFAVQVTSHVTEAQQYTINFTNNNLMGSGHVLPEYRTSKTRVCVTVGMMTTGYDCPDILNLGLFRPIFSPTDFIQIKGRGTRKHDFREQLRDEDMKSEVKQPQKTSFKLFDFFANCEYFEEEFDYDEVIKTPRPSGGTGGEEGGTGGGPTPSGGYEHLGEDIVSTLKEDTIGPEGMKVDRMFFKQFEDTVKADPVVTADVQAGRWEHVIDYIHEHLLDKPTEHYTLEKLRKAAGVDRRLSLREVLEKVFGLIPGFKSKDELLEEEFAKFLADVKPGGEEAEAIPALKTFFKAYATSERIRHIIEAKEFGDLAANPVFSIADFKAVPKKFRELVPQYIRDYVPVNQFVA encoded by the coding sequence ATGAAAGAAGCCTCCGCCCGCATCAAGATCAACAAACTGCTCGAAGCGGCGGGTTGGCGGTTCTTCGCGGATGAGAAGGGACCGGCGAACATCCAGTTGGAGCCGAGCGTCACTCTGAAAGCCGCAGACATCGACGCGCTGGGCCAGAACTTCGAGAAGGCCAAGAAGGGCTTCATCGACTTCCTGCTGCTGAATGAAAAAGGCTTTCCGTTCATCGTGCTGGAGGCCAAGTCGGAAGACAAGAACCCGCTGGTGGGCAAGGAGCAGGCCCGCAGCTATGCCCGCTCGCAGAAATGCCGCTTCGTCATCCTCTCGAACGGAAACCTACACTACTTCTGGGACCTGGAGCAGGGCAATCCGCAGGTCATCACCAGTTTTCCTTCGCCGGAGTCCGTGGCCGGGTATCAGAAGATCATCCCCATGCCCGCCAGCCTCGCGGCGGAAATGGTCGCCGAGGACTTCGTCGTGCTTACGCAGCGCCCGTCGTATCTCAGCGAAGCGGGATGGAAAAATGAGGCCGAGCGGGAGCGCTACAAGGAGACCCACGGGCTACGCTTTCTGCGTCGCTACCAGATCCAGGCCATCCATGCGATTCAGAAGGCCGTAGGAGAAAACAAAACGCGCTTCCTGCTGGAGATGGCCACCGGCACCGGCAAGACGCTGACCTCCGCCGCGCTCATCAAGCTCTTCCTGCGCACGCGAAATGCGCAGCGCGTGCTCTTCCTCGTGGACCGGCTGGAGTTGGAGGATCAGGCGTGGAAGGCCTTCACCAAGCTGCTCGCGAAGGACTACAAGACCGTCATCTACAAGGACAACCGCGATGACTGGCGGCACGCTGAGATCGTCGTCTCCACCGTGCAGTCCCTGCTGTTTGACAACAAATTCCAGCGCCTCTTTTCGCCCACGGATTTCGATCTTGTCATCTCCGATGAGGCACACCGCAGCATCGGCGGCAATGCTCGGGCGGTGTTTGACTACTTCATCGGTTACAAGCTCGGCCTCACCGCCACGCCGAAGGATTACCTCAAGAACCTCGACAAGGACGAGGCGCATCAAAAAGACCCGCGTGAGTATGAGCGGCGGCTCATGCTGGACACCTATCGCACCTTTGGTTGCGAGGACGGTCAGCCCACCTTCCGCTACTCGTTGCTCGATGGGGTGAAGGACGGCTTCCTCATCAATCCCACGGTCGTCGATTGCCGCACGGAGATCACCACCCAGCTTTTGTCAGACACCGGCTTCGTCGTTGATGCCAAGGAGGAGGACGATGGTGAAGACGATGACAAAGAGGTCTATCGCATCCGCCAGTTTGAGAAGCGGTTCTTCTCCCCGGCTACGAACCAGCTCTTCTGCAAGACCTTCCTGGAAAACGGTTTGCGTGATCCCGTCAGCGCAGAGTTTGGGAAGTCCATCGTCTTCGCTGTCAGCCAGCACCATGCGGCGAAGCTCACGCAGATCCTCAATGAGATGGCGGATGTCATCTGGCCGGGGCGCTACCAGTCGGACTTCGCTGTGCAGGTGACTTCCCACGTCACCGAGGCTCAGCAATACACGATCAATTTCACCAACAACAATCTCATGGGCAGCGGCCACGTCCTGCCCGAGTATCGCACCAGCAAGACCCGTGTTTGCGTCACCGTCGGCATGATGACCACCGGCTATGACTGCCCGGACATTCTGAACCTCGGCCTGTTCCGCCCCATCTTCTCCCCCACGGATTTCATCCAGATCAAAGGCCGTGGCACACGCAAACACGACTTCCGCGAGCAATTGCGGGATGAGGACATGAAGTCCGAGGTCAAACAGCCGCAAAAGACGAGCTTCAAGCTCTTCGACTTCTTCGCGAACTGCGAATACTTCGAGGAGGAATTCGATTACGACGAGGTCATCAAGACTCCGCGTCCCTCCGGCGGCACCGGCGGAGAGGAAGGCGGCACCGGTGGCGGACCCACGCCCAGCGGTGGTTACGAGCACCTCGGGGAGGACATCGTTTCCACGCTGAAGGAGGACACCATCGGCCCCGAGGGCATGAAGGTGGACCGCATGTTCTTCAAGCAATTCGAGGACACCGTAAAGGCCGACCCCGTCGTCACCGCCGATGTGCAGGCCGGACGCTGGGAGCATGTCATCGACTACATTCATGAGCACCTGCTCGACAAGCCCACGGAGCACTACACGCTCGAAAAGCTGCGCAAGGCCGCTGGCGTGGATCGCCGTCTCTCACTCCGCGAGGTGCTGGAAAAGGTCTTCGGCCTCATCCCCGGCTTCAAATCGAAGGACGAGCTGCTGGAGGAGGAATTTGCCAAGTTCCTCGCCGATGTGAAGCCCGGCGGGGAGGAAGCCGAGGCTATCCCCGCCTTGAAGACCTTCTTCAAAGCCTACGCCACCAGTGAGCGCATCCGCCACATCATCGAAGCCAAAGAATTTGGCGATCTCGCTGCGAACCCGGTGTTCTCCATCGCCGATTTCAAGGCCGTGCCGAAAAAGTTCCGCGAGCTGGTGCCTCAATACATCCGCGACTATGTGCCGGTGAACCAGTTCGTCGCCTAG
- a CDS encoding DUF3800 domain-containing protein, with protein MSEAAAMPFGDYLVFVDESGDHSLTSIDPQYSAFVLAFAIIRKSDYVEKVCRELQQFKMKHWGHDEIVLHEHEIRKPCDSFAFLLNKTRREAFLSGLNDIMASLPATLVAVVIDKPAFASRHQVEAAIGVYDFAMEKGLHGVYQFLSSQGQSQLRTPIIVECRGRKEDKELELTFRRFCDVTPVHASPLPFDLVMVPKASNSAGLQLADLIARPIGLHHLRPHQPNRAFDILKTKFYRDAGGGLDKTGLLRVP; from the coding sequence ATGAGTGAAGCCGCAGCCATGCCGTTCGGTGACTACCTCGTCTTCGTGGACGAGAGCGGTGATCACAGCCTCACCAGCATTGACCCCCAGTATTCCGCCTTTGTGCTGGCCTTCGCCATCATTCGAAAATCGGATTACGTTGAAAAGGTCTGCCGCGAGCTTCAGCAGTTCAAAATGAAGCATTGGGGGCATGACGAGATTGTTCTGCATGAGCATGAAATCCGGAAGCCCTGTGATTCCTTCGCCTTTCTTTTGAACAAAACCCGGCGTGAAGCCTTTCTGTCCGGCTTGAATGACATCATGGCTTCGTTGCCCGCCACTCTGGTCGCTGTTGTGATTGATAAGCCTGCCTTCGCATCCCGCCATCAGGTAGAGGCCGCCATCGGAGTGTATGACTTCGCCATGGAGAAGGGCCTGCATGGTGTGTATCAGTTCCTCTCCAGCCAGGGGCAGTCTCAGCTCCGCACGCCGATCATCGTCGAATGCCGCGGCAGAAAGGAAGACAAGGAATTAGAGCTGACTTTCCGCCGGTTTTGTGATGTCACACCGGTTCATGCCTCACCTCTCCCTTTTGACCTCGTCATGGTGCCCAAAGCTTCGAACTCCGCTGGCCTCCAGCTCGCCGATCTCATCGCCCGACCCATTGGCTTGCATCATCTTCGTCCACACCAGCCCAATCGGGCCTTCGACATCCTCAAAACGAAGTTTTACCGAGATGCGGGTGGCGGCCTCGACAAAACGGGTCTCCTGCGTGTCCCCTAG